DNA from bacterium:
GCGTCGAGCACCCAGCGGTTGGCGCGGTCGCCGATCGCGTGCACCGTCGCCGCGATGCCGTGCGCCGACGCGCGGGCGACGAGGTCCCGCAGCTGTTCGCGCGTCCTGACCACGACGCCCCGGTTGTCCGGCTGTCCCTCGTACGGCTCCAGCATGCTCGCGGTCTGCGAACCGAGCGCGCCGTCGGAGAAGATCTTCACGCCGCCCACGCGCAGCCACGCGTCGCCGAATCCCGTCCGCAGGCCCAGGGCGATCGCGGCGTCGAGCGACTCTTCCGGAATGGCCATGCAGATCCGCACGCCGAGCCCGCCGCGCCCCCGCAGGCGCTGCAGGGCGGCGAAGACGTCCCCGCCCTCCACGACGTGCACGCCGGCGATGCCGGCGCGATGCGCCGTCTTCGCGGCGTCCTCGATCGCCTGCTCGAGCGCCTCGGGCGACGCCGTCTCCGCGAGCGCGGCCACCGCCCGCACGGCCCGCTCGGTGAGGAGCCCGGTGGGCTCGCCGGTCGCCGCGTCGCGGACGATCACCCCGCCATCGGGATCCGGCGCCGCGGCGGTAATCGCCGCGCGCTCGAGCGCGGCCGAATTGACCCACGCGGCATGACCGTCTTTGCTGCGGAAGACCGCGGGCCGCCCACCGGTGACGGGATCCAGATCGTCGCGCCGGGGGAAGCGTCCCTCGGGCCAGAGGTTCTTGTCCCACCCCCGGCCGCGCAGCCACTCTCCGGCCGGCGCGGCGCGGGACGCGGCGGCGACGGTCTCGACGGCCTCGCGCAGGGACCGCGCGCCGCTCAGATCGACGCTGCGCAGGGCGAGCCCGACCGCGGCGAGGTGAATGTGGCTGTCGGTGAACGCGGGGAAGACCGCGAGGCCGCCGAGGTCGACGCGCCGCGCGTGCGGGAAGGCGTCGCGCAGGCCGGCCCGGTCGCCGGCCGCCACGATCCGTTCGCCCCGCGCGACGAGGGCGGTGGCGCGCGGCGTCTCCGGATCGCCCGTGTGAATCACGGCGTGCTCAAAGAGCACTTCGCTACCGGTGCGCGCGTCCGCCGTCCGATCCACCGTCCGCCTCCCCGCGCACGCGCCGCAGCAGCGCGGCCATCTCCACGGCGGCCAGCGCCGCGTCTTCTCCTTTGTTGCCGCGGTCGCCGCCGCTGCGCGCCTCCGCCTGCTCCAGCGTCCGCACCGTCAGCAGGCCGAGCGTGACTGGCACGCGCTCGTCGAGCGCGACCCGCGCCAGGCCGGTCGTCGCGCCGAGCCCGATCATCCGGTCGTGCGCGGTCTCGCCCCGGATCACACAGCCGAGGCAGACGATCGCGTCGTAGCGGCCGGTGCGCGCGAGACCCTGCGCCAGGATGGGCAGCTCCCAGGCGCCCGGCGTCCACGCCACCTCGACCCGTTCGTCCGCCACGCCGCAGCGGACAAGCGCCTCTTGGGCGCCCCGCAGCAGCCGCCGCGTGATGCGCGCGTTGAACCGGCTCACCGCGACGGCGATACGCATGCCGCGACCGTCGGGAACCGCCCGGCGCTTGTCAGGCCGCCCCGCCATCCGGCGTCCCCTACTCGATCGACAGCAGGTGTCCGAGTTTGTGGCGCTTGGTCGAGAGGTAGCGGTAGTTCTCGGGGTTCGGCGGCACCTCGATCGGGACGCGATCGACCACCTCGATGCCGTAGCCTTCGAGCCCCACGCGCTTCGCCGGATTGTTGGTCAAGAGTCGGATCCGCCGCAGGCCGAGATCCATGAGGATCTGCGCGCCGACGCCGTAGTCGCGCGGGTCGGGCGCGAAGCCCAGCAGCTCGTTCGCCTCGACGGTGTCCCGGCCGGCATCCTGCAGCGCGTAGGCGCGGATCTTGTTGGTCAGCCCGATGCCGCGGCCTTCCTGGCGAATGTAGATCAACGCCCCCCGTCCCTCGCGGGTGATCGCCGTCAGCGCCGCGCGCAGTTGATCTCCGCAGTCGCAACGTAGCGACCCGAACACCTCCCCCGTCAGGCACTGGGAATGCATCCGCACCAGCACGGGTTCGTCTCCCGCGAGATCCCCGTAGGCCAGCGCGAGATGGCTGGCGCCGTCCAGCGTGTTTTCGTAGACGACCGCCCGGAACTCGCCGAACACCGTCGGCAGCCGCGTCTGCCCTTCCCGGCGCACGAACCGGTCGCGCTGAATACGGTAGCGGATC
Protein-coding regions in this window:
- the ribH gene encoding 6,7-dimethyl-8-ribityllumazine synthase, whose amino-acid sequence is MRIAVAVSRFNARITRRLLRGAQEALVRCGVADERVEVAWTPGAWELPILAQGLARTGRYDAIVCLGCVIRGETAHDRMIGLGATTGLARVALDERVPVTLGLLTVRTLEQAEARSGGDRGNKGEDAALAAVEMAALLRRVRGEADGGSDGGRAHR
- a CDS encoding amidohydrolase translates to MDRTADARTGSEVLFEHAVIHTGDPETPRATALVARGERIVAAGDRAGLRDAFPHARRVDLGGLAVFPAFTDSHIHLAAVGLALRSVDLSGARSLREAVETVAAASRAAPAGEWLRGRGWDKNLWPEGRFPRRDDLDPVTGGRPAVFRSKDGHAAWVNSAALERAAITAAAPDPDGGVIVRDAATGEPTGLLTERAVRAVAALAETASPEALEQAIEDAAKTAHRAGIAGVHVVEGGDVFAALQRLRGRGGLGVRICMAIPEESLDAAIALGLRTGFGDAWLRVGGVKIFSDGALGSQTASMLEPYEGQPDNRGVVVRTREQLRDLVARASAHGIAATVHAIGDRANRWVLDAIEAAQQDTRRHRLRHRIEHVQVLHPDDLPRLAALDVTASMQPIHCTQDRDLVDRHWGARGRYAYAFRSLLRHGTRLAFGSDAPVETLDVLTGIHAAVTRMRRAEPERPAWRPEEALTAGEAIRAYTEGPAYAAGEEDIKGRLAPGYVADFVGLSGDLLSVAPAEIAGVRVCLVAVGGAVRYSDSSGSS